The following nucleotide sequence is from Dromaius novaehollandiae isolate bDroNov1 chromosome Z, bDroNov1.hap1, whole genome shotgun sequence.
CAGCACTGGCTTTGTTTATATTCTGAGAAGTTCAAGAGGAAGACATTATACTGTTTGGCTTGAAAGCCTTTATTTGTAAAGTGCATGtgcctttttgtactgtattctgattttcttttattgttaaGCCAGAGGAAAAAGTTATGCAGCTTCTAAAGCAAAACAGCCTGTTGAAATGAATGGAAAGATCAGTGTTTTGCCACTTGGAATGTAAAAATTCTtactttttatgtttcttttttgtttctagttttaaaaattatttctgaaaaagttaAAGGAGAAGGAAAGTAGGCAATGCTGTTTGTGTTTTAGCAAGCATCAAAAACAATTGTTTCATATGAAATTGACTGTAACAGTGCCTCTTCAGAAGAATACAGTAGTTTATATTGTCTTTGAACATAGAATGTTTAATAAGTGCCTACAAATAgtgttttaatgctgttttctttctcttcacagTGTCAAATGCCTCCAGAAAGCTGTAAAAGATCCTTACCATATTATTTGCCGACCCTGTGCTTGTAAACTAGGAATCTGTGCTAAatgtggaaaggaagaagaaattgtAATTCCGTAAGTAGCTCTTAGATCACACACCTTCAGTACCGTacttctgtcttcctcttttaATAAAGCACGTTTGGAAACTGCCTAGGAGCTGTCGTACTTCATGCCCATATTCTGAATAATCATGACAGGAGTCATTAAGAGTCATTAGCTTCAGTTTCCTCTGCTGAAGCCAGGGTGAAATGCCTATTGATGTTAGTGTGGCTAGGCCAAATAATTCTTACTTGGATAAGACACTTTATGGTAATATCAAAGGGTAAATTGCATCTCCTCCTTCAGAACAAAGCACTTTAAAATGGATAGAGCACCATAAAATATGCATAAGCCAATTTACTGTTTGCATTTAGTCTGTCATTTTATGATTCAGTTACTAGTGAACAGAAGTAAACTAAACAAGGGCTGATGTTGAGCTCAGTAGCTACAATATATTTAGTAGTTTTATCTTTATTGAGCATCCTGAATTCATTTACTAGTACCTGTCAGCTGGCCAGCAGTTGTTTAGTTGGTCAACctattcacagattttttttttcttcagagacttttttttcttactgtcctTTCTATTTAACATGAAAGTAACTTTAAGTTGTCACTCCTGTCCTAAGTAACATATTCtacttttcattcctttcttatttaagagaaaaatgaattccAAAAGTAGCCTGGTGATaccttcattttgctttctgtaggATTGATAAAGGACAAGACAGAACTGAGAGTGAGGCTACTGAAAATGGCCAAGAGAGAAGTGGATTGGAGGATGAACTGGATTTTGAAGCAAACTTCAGTAGTACAGACAATGATGAAGATTCTGATGTGCttgaagaaagatttaaaagcatgaattttGAAAGGACAGAAGTCTGAAAGTTTGAGTTTCTACTTAAGaggctgaataaaataaaatgtagtaaGCTGATGTTTGCCTTGAATTTCTGTTCTGAAAGCCTGGTTTGACATCTACAATCCTTGCATATAAAAGTTGGCACTTTGTCTATTGATGCTTGTTAGGTTCTTTGGGGGAGGGGCAGGAAGGGCATTAATAAATACACATTCCTGTATTAAAGCAGGAATTCTTATGGAAAGATTCAGAACTTGAATCTTTAAGCACAGATGTTTTTTGCATATATGTGACAACTTCCTATTTCTCTGGAATAAAGCCTCTCTGTGGAATTGTTCTAAATTCAGTATTATGTGACTGTTGTATAGCCACTTGGAAAGCTATGTGGAAAATCTGTAGGATATATAAAGGGCCCTGtcataaaaaggaaaagctaaaCCAACTATGGcagttttctgaaggaaaaactTGAGACTCTTGCTCGTGTCAGTGAGCTTCCAAACAGAGTTGAGAAGTCAAGTGCCATTATCCTTATGCCTGCTGTTTGTTTTGTGCGCAGAGGCCTGAATGCCATCACGAGTACCTGAATGCCATCACCAGTACAGTTCATGAGCAATTCATGCTTACTTACTATATATAAATGTGGATTTAAAATTTGTGATTGTTATTACTAGCAATgtctggaaaatgaagaaaaataaagaaaacttttcTAGAATTTCTCATAATTGTTTTCACatgttcttttcctttgaatGCACATCTAATTTAGTTTTTCCTGATATGAAAGCACTTGTGTATCATGTAGAGATGCTCATatggaactgcatttatttttgttgctattttagATACAGATAGATGCATTATAGTGCAGGATGTATAGTTACTTCTCCCTGATTTTCAAATCTTTCTAGAGGTTATTTCAATGTAGATTAAGATCTAGAAAGAGCTCAGCTAAATTAGCAGTAACTATCTCTTGCTGTAACTCaaaatgctt
It contains:
- the CZH9orf85 gene encoding uncharacterized protein C9orf85 homolog, translated to MSSQRGNVVRRRPQRHQNAHGFRNDKYDSSARRKKINAKLHDGVCQHCKGILEWRVKFSKYKLLSKPKKCVKCLQKAVKDPYHIICRPCACKLGICAKCGKEEEIVIPIDKGQDRTESEATENGQERSGLEDELDFEANFSSTDNDEDSDVLEERFKSMNFERTEV